A single genomic interval of Saccharospirillum mangrovi harbors:
- a CDS encoding DNA topoisomerase III yields the protein MRLFIAEKPSLGRAIAAALTGSRRSEDGCIRVGNDVVTWCIGHLLEQAEPDAYDPAFKRWAFDTLPILPDQWQYQAKRQTAKQLAVVRKLIKEADQLVHAGDPDREGQLLVDEVLHYVKVPKAKLDATQRCLINDLTPAAVKRALAKLQPNRDFQPLSISALARARADWLYGINLTRAVTLGGREAGYQGVLSIGRVQTPVLGLVVERDRNIDAFVSRPYFDVWAQLRSASGATFWAQWQPSEACADWLDDDGHNLSRPLAEHVVKTVHDQDGDISDAEHKTTQQNAPLPPSLSSLQMEANKVFGFSAQRVLDLAQSLYEKHQAITYPRSDCRYLPNEHHAQAADVSAAIRASMTASNDDRLNAAWPELNLAQRSRAWNDANVGAHHAIIPTAKTARGLSDDEAKIYYLVSRSYLAQFLPAWQRREQKLDVRLAGGLFRAKAKQTISAGWKALFPGKETNEESTLPELKVGDVVHCDNAEVREKQTQPPKPFTEATLLAAMTGIARFVADSELKKVLKETDGLGTEATRASILEVLFKRGFLTRQGKAVRSTEAGRALINALPVSLTQPDRTARWESILGDIAAGQSRYETLMQPLVSELHTLIDGLRQWRPAGLAGLGKPVRRTRATKGRSRAKKPHRTKA from the coding sequence ATGCGTCTGTTTATCGCCGAAAAACCCAGCCTTGGCCGCGCCATCGCCGCCGCTCTCACTGGCTCTCGCCGTTCCGAAGACGGCTGCATTCGCGTTGGCAACGATGTTGTTACCTGGTGCATCGGCCATTTGCTGGAGCAAGCCGAACCCGACGCCTACGACCCGGCCTTCAAGCGCTGGGCGTTCGACACCCTGCCGATTCTGCCCGACCAATGGCAATACCAGGCCAAACGCCAGACCGCCAAACAACTGGCCGTGGTGCGCAAACTCATTAAAGAAGCCGACCAGTTAGTGCACGCGGGCGACCCGGATCGCGAAGGCCAGTTGCTGGTCGATGAAGTGCTGCATTATGTGAAGGTGCCGAAGGCAAAACTCGACGCCACCCAACGTTGCCTGATCAACGATTTAACACCCGCCGCCGTTAAGCGCGCGCTCGCCAAACTGCAACCAAATCGCGACTTCCAACCGCTGTCGATTTCCGCGCTGGCACGCGCCCGTGCCGATTGGTTGTACGGCATTAATTTAACCCGCGCTGTCACCTTGGGCGGTCGCGAAGCGGGTTATCAGGGCGTGTTGTCGATTGGCCGGGTGCAGACGCCGGTGCTGGGTTTGGTGGTGGAACGCGACCGCAACATCGACGCCTTTGTCAGCCGACCCTACTTCGACGTCTGGGCGCAACTGCGCAGCGCAAGCGGCGCGACGTTCTGGGCGCAATGGCAACCCAGCGAAGCCTGCGCCGACTGGCTCGATGACGACGGCCACAATTTATCCCGGCCGCTGGCCGAGCACGTCGTCAAAACCGTGCACGATCAGGACGGCGACATCAGCGACGCCGAACACAAAACCACCCAACAAAACGCACCGCTGCCACCGAGTTTGTCGAGCCTGCAAATGGAAGCCAACAAGGTGTTTGGTTTCAGTGCGCAGCGGGTGCTCGATCTGGCGCAAAGCCTGTACGAAAAACATCAGGCCATCACTTACCCGCGCTCCGACTGCCGTTACTTGCCGAACGAACACCATGCGCAGGCTGCCGATGTCAGCGCTGCCATTCGCGCCAGCATGACGGCCAGCAACGACGACCGACTCAACGCCGCCTGGCCGGAATTAAACCTGGCTCAACGCAGCCGCGCCTGGAACGATGCCAACGTCGGCGCGCACCACGCCATCATTCCCACCGCCAAAACCGCGCGCGGACTGAGCGACGACGAAGCCAAAATTTATTATCTGGTCAGCCGGTCGTATCTGGCGCAATTTCTGCCCGCCTGGCAACGCCGCGAACAAAAGCTGGATGTCCGGCTCGCTGGCGGTCTGTTTCGGGCCAAGGCCAAGCAAACTATTTCGGCCGGTTGGAAGGCGCTGTTTCCAGGCAAAGAAACGAATGAAGAATCAACGCTGCCCGAACTGAAGGTTGGCGATGTTGTGCACTGCGACAACGCCGAAGTGCGCGAAAAACAAACCCAACCGCCGAAACCGTTTACCGAAGCCACACTGCTGGCCGCCATGACCGGCATCGCGCGTTTCGTCGCCGACAGCGAACTGAAAAAAGTGCTCAAGGAAACCGACGGCCTGGGCACCGAAGCAACCCGCGCCAGCATTCTGGAGGTGTTGTTCAAGCGCGGCTTTTTGACCCGCCAGGGCAAGGCCGTGCGCTCAACCGAGGCCGGCCGCGCATTGATCAACGCCCTGCCCGTCAGCCTGACGCAGCCTGACCGGACGGCGCGCTGGGAATCCATTTTGGGCGACATCGCTGCCGGCCAATCGCGCTATGAAACGCTGATGCAACCGCTGGTCAGCGAACTGCACACCCTGATCGACGGCTTGCGCCAATGGCGGCCGGCCGGTTTGGCCGGGCTGGGCAAGCCGGTACGGCGCACCCGCGCTACCAAAGGCCGCAGCCGTGCGAAAAAACCACACCGCACCAAGGCGTGA
- a CDS encoding quinone oxidoreductase family protein, producing the protein MTHAIRIHKNGGPEVFQWESIEVGDPAPGEVRIRQTAIGLNYIDVYFRTGLYPTHFPAILGQEAAGVVEAVGAGVTQLKEGDRVAYPMNPGAYTEARLIAADKLLKLPDNIADQTAAAMMLKGLTAHYLLHRTYPVKAGDAILVYAAAGGVGQILTQWAKRLGATVIGCVGSADKAELAKAAGADHVINYSVENIAERARELTGGEGVAAAYDSIGKATFEDSLNALRPFGVLASYGNATGPVDPFSPAILAPKGSLYVTRPTLATHISTRALLEDGAERLFDIVGRGEVNIHINQTYALKDVAQAHRDLEARKTTGSTVLLP; encoded by the coding sequence ATGACTCACGCCATTCGCATCCATAAAAACGGCGGCCCGGAAGTCTTTCAATGGGAAAGCATCGAGGTCGGCGACCCCGCGCCCGGCGAAGTGCGCATCCGCCAGACCGCCATCGGCCTGAACTACATCGACGTCTATTTCCGCACCGGCCTGTACCCGACCCACTTCCCCGCCATTCTCGGCCAGGAAGCGGCTGGCGTGGTCGAAGCCGTCGGTGCGGGCGTCACTCAGCTTAAAGAAGGCGACCGCGTTGCCTATCCGATGAACCCCGGTGCTTACACCGAAGCCCGGTTGATCGCGGCCGATAAATTGCTGAAATTGCCCGACAACATTGCCGACCAGACCGCCGCTGCCATGATGCTCAAAGGCCTGACAGCGCACTATTTATTGCATCGCACTTACCCGGTAAAAGCCGGCGATGCCATTCTGGTGTACGCCGCCGCCGGTGGCGTCGGCCAGATTCTGACGCAGTGGGCCAAGCGCCTGGGCGCGACCGTTATCGGCTGCGTCGGTTCCGCCGACAAAGCCGAATTGGCCAAAGCCGCCGGTGCCGATCACGTCATTAATTACAGCGTCGAAAACATCGCCGAACGCGCGCGTGAACTGACCGGCGGCGAAGGCGTCGCGGCCGCTTACGATTCCATCGGCAAGGCGACTTTTGAAGATTCATTGAACGCACTGCGCCCGTTTGGCGTGTTGGCGTCGTACGGCAACGCCACCGGCCCGGTCGATCCGTTCAGCCCGGCGATTCTGGCACCCAAAGGATCGCTGTACGTGACCCGGCCGACGCTGGCAACGCACATCAGCACCCGCGCATTGCTCGAAGACGGCGCCGAACGGTTGTTCGACATCGTCGGCCGTGGCGAAGTGAATATTCACATCAATCAGACCTACGCATTGAAAGATGTCGCTCAGGCGCATCGTGATCTTGAAGCGAGAAAAACCACAGGCTCAACTGTGTTGCTGCCGTAA
- a CDS encoding beta-glucosidase — protein MFDPKATLAQLTREEKVQLLCGLDAWHLHGIERLDIPPITLTDGPHGVRLSTSSTLDGSASPATVFPVEAAMGASWNTDLMRQAAAAIGDECQALGVSVLLGPGLNGKRTPLGGRNFEYFSEDPFLTGAMASAFVDGLQSRGVGACVKHFAGNEQETRRFLVNAEIDERTLQELYVEPFAKAIREANPWTVMGAYNGVNGPHACQSPDLLQRILRDQLGYEGLVMSDWVAVKDKVASHLNGLDLEMPGPAERDQQLLNALNSGELSESILDEHALRVLELINRCLDNRRDVQPDWSANHEIAVQLAAESAVLLKNDGDVLPLSSSQRLAVIGDFAKNPRFQGGGSSHMTARTLSKALKAIDTRAEIDFAPGYTEMTVSAAQKNEAVALAHEADAVVLLTGTTDAMESEGFDRADMKLAPDHIDLINAVAAANKNLVVVIHAGSAVETRQFEAVVPALLHTWLPGEGGGEALARVLFGETNPSGKLSESFPVQLEHNPTYETFPGTKETVAYSEGIFTGYRYYDTKELPVQYPFGHGLSYSRFTLSDVAFDADQRRVSVSVKNIGDRAGAEVVQLYIHDETSTYRRPFHELKGFAKVYLEAGAEQRVDIDLDEHAFAYFVPHLGRFAEESGRFELRLGVSSRDIRATLWVDVESDTEVRLLPNLSDTVADWLNDSRTAVIMQPIFDRLGFKTEHPMYGIALGFPIPQLIDFIPQMGFTKADAESTLRELTDGWQRLN, from the coding sequence GTGTTTGATCCAAAAGCCACGTTGGCGCAGTTGACGCGCGAAGAAAAAGTCCAATTGTTGTGTGGTCTGGATGCCTGGCATCTGCACGGCATCGAACGGCTCGATATTCCGCCCATCACCCTGACCGACGGCCCGCACGGTGTGCGACTGAGCACGTCTTCTACGCTCGATGGCAGTGCGTCGCCGGCCACTGTTTTTCCCGTCGAAGCGGCCATGGGCGCGAGCTGGAATACCGACTTGATGCGTCAGGCCGCTGCTGCCATTGGCGATGAATGCCAGGCGTTGGGCGTGTCGGTCTTGCTCGGTCCGGGTTTGAACGGTAAGCGCACGCCGCTCGGCGGTCGCAATTTTGAATATTTTTCTGAAGATCCGTTTTTGACCGGCGCCATGGCATCGGCTTTTGTAGACGGCCTGCAAAGCCGGGGCGTCGGCGCCTGTGTGAAACATTTTGCTGGCAACGAACAGGAAACCCGCCGCTTTCTGGTTAACGCAGAAATCGACGAACGCACCTTGCAGGAGTTGTACGTCGAGCCATTCGCCAAGGCGATTCGCGAAGCCAACCCCTGGACGGTGATGGGCGCATACAACGGCGTGAATGGCCCGCACGCTTGTCAGTCGCCGGATTTACTGCAACGCATTTTGCGCGACCAGCTCGGCTACGAAGGCCTGGTGATGTCCGACTGGGTGGCGGTGAAAGACAAGGTGGCATCGCACCTGAACGGTCTCGATCTGGAAATGCCGGGGCCGGCTGAACGCGACCAGCAATTGCTCAATGCGCTGAACAGTGGCGAGCTGAGCGAGAGCATTCTGGATGAACACGCGCTGCGCGTTCTGGAACTGATTAACCGTTGTCTCGACAACCGTCGCGACGTTCAACCGGACTGGTCAGCCAACCACGAAATCGCCGTGCAACTGGCCGCCGAAAGTGCGGTGTTGTTGAAAAACGATGGCGATGTTTTGCCGCTGAGCAGCAGCCAGCGTCTGGCCGTGATCGGCGATTTTGCCAAAAACCCGCGCTTCCAGGGCGGCGGCAGTTCGCACATGACTGCTCGTACTTTGAGCAAGGCGTTGAAGGCGATCGACACGCGCGCCGAAATCGATTTCGCACCCGGTTACACCGAGATGACAGTCAGCGCGGCGCAGAAAAACGAAGCCGTCGCACTGGCCCACGAAGCCGACGCTGTGGTGTTGCTGACCGGCACCACCGATGCGATGGAAAGCGAAGGCTTCGACCGCGCCGACATGAAACTGGCGCCGGATCATATTGACCTGATCAACGCCGTTGCCGCCGCCAATAAAAATCTGGTGGTGGTGATTCACGCCGGTTCTGCCGTGGAGACGCGTCAATTTGAAGCCGTTGTGCCAGCGCTGTTGCACACCTGGCTGCCTGGCGAAGGCGGCGGTGAAGCCTTGGCGCGTGTGCTGTTCGGTGAAACCAATCCGTCGGGGAAATTGAGCGAGAGTTTCCCGGTTCAGTTGGAACACAATCCGACTTACGAAACCTTTCCCGGCACCAAAGAAACCGTTGCCTACAGCGAGGGTATTTTCACCGGCTATCGCTACTACGACACCAAAGAGTTACCGGTGCAATATCCGTTCGGCCACGGCTTGAGTTACAGCCGTTTCACACTGTCGGATGTGGCTTTCGATGCCGACCAACGCCGCGTTAGCGTGAGCGTTAAAAACATCGGCGACCGTGCCGGTGCCGAAGTGGTACAGCTGTACATTCACGATGAAACCAGCACTTATCGCCGGCCGTTTCATGAGCTGAAAGGCTTCGCCAAGGTGTATCTGGAAGCCGGTGCCGAGCAGCGCGTGGACATTGATCTGGATGAACATGCCTTCGCTTATTTCGTGCCGCACCTGGGCCGTTTTGCCGAAGAGTCCGGCCGCTTTGAATTGCGCCTTGGTGTGTCGTCGCGCGACATCCGCGCAACCTTGTGGGTTGATGTCGAATCCGACACCGAAGTGCGCTTGTTGCCGAACCTGAGCGACACCGTTGCCGACTGGTTAAACGACAGCCGCACTGCCGTCATCATGCAGCCGATTTTTGATCGTCTGGGTTTCAAAACTGAGCATCCGATGTACGGCATTGCGCTCGGTTTCCCGATTCCACAGTTGATCGATTTCATTCCGCAAATGGGCTTTACCAAAGCCGATGCTGAGTCGACGTTGCGGGAATTGACCGACGGTTGGCAGCGGTTGAATTAA
- a CDS encoding glutathione binding-like protein has product MTAFPKRWPVENPDVLQLYSMATPNGQKIGIMLEEIGLPYEAHTVNIIKNEQFDEDYLQLNPNNKIPSIIDPNGPNGEPLHLMETGAILIYLAEKSGKFLPTDPARRLETLQWLFFQTAHVGPMLGQFGHFYKFAADKSDDYSKERFITECRRILGVLDKRLEGRDWIMGDELTIADFAIGPWIKCIDFYEGHGVLKTAEFKNVMAYCERLYARPNVKTGAAVCALG; this is encoded by the coding sequence ATGACTGCTTTCCCAAAACGCTGGCCGGTTGAAAACCCGGACGTCCTGCAACTCTATTCAATGGCCACGCCCAACGGTCAGAAAATCGGCATCATGCTCGAAGAAATCGGGCTGCCGTACGAAGCTCACACCGTCAACATCATCAAGAACGAACAGTTCGATGAAGACTATTTGCAACTCAACCCGAACAACAAGATTCCGTCCATCATCGATCCCAATGGCCCGAACGGTGAACCGCTGCATTTAATGGAAACCGGCGCCATTCTGATTTATCTCGCAGAAAAGTCCGGGAAGTTTTTACCGACTGATCCGGCGCGTCGCCTGGAAACCCTGCAATGGTTGTTCTTCCAGACTGCACACGTCGGCCCGATGCTCGGCCAGTTCGGTCACTTCTATAAATTCGCCGCCGATAAGAGCGACGACTATTCCAAAGAACGATTCATTACCGAATGCCGCCGCATTCTCGGCGTGCTCGACAAACGCCTGGAAGGTCGTGACTGGATTATGGGCGATGAACTGACCATTGCCGATTTCGCCATCGGCCCTTGGATCAAGTGCATTGATTTTTACGAAGGTCACGGCGTATTGAAGACGGCGGAATTCAAAAACGTTATGGCGTATTGCGAACGCCTGTACGCCCGTCCAAACGTTAAAACCGGCGCCGCCGTCTGCGCGCTTGGTTGA
- a CDS encoding phosphoribosyltransferase, giving the protein MVKKQYLSAQGLLEDSFRLAAQVLNSGFRPTFMIAVWRGGVPMGTAVQEFLDYHGVQTDNIAIRTASYSGIDKQSRSVKVLGLDYLIKHITHDDALLIVDDVFDTGRSIEAIIDDIKARARLNTPHDIRVAVPYYKPSRNETGRVPDYYIHETEAWLKYPHSLEGLSVEEIRDNRPDLYAILAPHLPAAEN; this is encoded by the coding sequence ATGGTGAAAAAACAATACCTCAGCGCTCAAGGCTTGTTGGAAGACAGTTTCCGATTGGCCGCCCAGGTGCTGAACTCCGGCTTTCGTCCCACCTTTATGATTGCCGTCTGGCGCGGTGGTGTTCCCATGGGTACGGCGGTGCAGGAATTTCTCGATTACCACGGCGTACAAACCGACAACATTGCCATTCGCACCGCATCCTACAGCGGCATCGATAAGCAAAGTCGCTCGGTGAAAGTGTTGGGCTTGGATTATCTGATCAAACACATCACCCACGACGATGCCTTGCTGATTGTCGACGATGTGTTCGACACCGGCCGTTCCATCGAAGCCATCATCGACGACATCAAAGCCCGCGCCCGTCTTAATACCCCGCACGACATTCGCGTGGCGGTGCCGTATTACAAACCGTCGCGCAACGAAACCGGCCGGGTGCCGGATTACTACATTCACGAAACCGAAGCCTGGCTGAAATATCCCCACTCACTGGAGGGATTGTCGGTCGAAGAAATTCGCGACAACCGTCCCGACCTCTACGCCATTCTGGCGCCACACCTGCCTGCCGCTGAGAACTGA
- a CDS encoding phosphoribosyltransferase, whose product MTQPESNREKRFIDEADLIRDAFRLGVQIFESGFRPNFIVGLWRGGSTVGIYVQECLQTLGVATDHTALRTSYRGMTHYQDMVASPDTEIRVHGTQYLLENLNADDRLLIVDDVFGTGHSLAAVVARLKRHLKRNMPTDTRLATLYERPSANLTGSRPDFSLHQSEDWLVFPYEMNGLSRAEIDAHKPYLTSILNSVN is encoded by the coding sequence ATGACTCAGCCTGAATCCAACCGCGAAAAACGCTTTATCGATGAAGCCGACTTAATCCGCGATGCCTTTCGTTTGGGTGTGCAGATTTTTGAAAGCGGTTTCCGTCCCAACTTCATTGTCGGCCTGTGGCGCGGCGGCAGTACGGTGGGCATTTACGTGCAGGAATGTTTGCAGACGCTGGGCGTGGCAACCGATCACACGGCCCTGCGCACGTCTTATCGGGGCATGACGCATTACCAGGATATGGTGGCCTCGCCCGATACGGAAATCCGGGTGCACGGCACGCAATACTTGCTGGAAAATCTGAACGCCGACGACCGGCTGTTAATCGTTGACGATGTGTTTGGCACCGGCCACAGCCTGGCGGCCGTGGTAGCGCGTCTGAAGCGCCACCTAAAACGCAACATGCCGACCGACACCCGCCTGGCAACGCTGTACGAACGCCCGTCCGCCAACCTCACTGGGTCACGTCCTGATTTCAGCTTGCATCAGAGCGAAGACTGGCTGGTGTTTCCCTATGAAATGAATGGTTTGAGTCGCGCCGAAATCGACGCGCACAAACCGTATCTGACGTCGATTCTGAACAGCGTTAACTGA
- a CDS encoding thioesterase family protein: protein MTMNLIGRFFLLLVRALFRALFQRSQVSDPLAPIHQYYRVWPHDMDINIHLTAARYFSFGDLCRTQWIIDTGMGPAYLKAGYRIVLNAQEMTYIREFRPFSRVKVQAQLVCWDEKYGYFEQRYYHGDQLYSVGHARVAVLQKGKVKSLDAVFQEQGMALTSPPETEAVTDWKATLAAKRSRFS from the coding sequence ATGACCATGAATCTGATCGGTCGGTTTTTTCTGTTGTTAGTCAGGGCGTTATTTCGTGCGCTGTTTCAGCGTTCGCAGGTGTCGGATCCACTGGCACCGATTCACCAGTATTACCGTGTCTGGCCGCACGACATGGACATCAATATTCATCTTACCGCTGCCCGTTATTTTTCCTTTGGCGATCTGTGCCGCACTCAATGGATCATCGATACCGGCATGGGACCGGCCTATTTAAAGGCCGGTTATCGCATCGTTTTGAACGCTCAGGAAATGACTTACATCCGTGAATTCCGGCCGTTCAGCCGGGTTAAGGTACAGGCGCAACTGGTGTGCTGGGATGAGAAATACGGCTATTTCGAACAACGCTATTACCACGGCGACCAACTCTACAGCGTCGGTCATGCGCGGGTGGCGGTGTTGCAAAAAGGCAAAGTAAAAAGTCTGGATGCGGTTTTTCAGGAGCAGGGCATGGCGTTAACGTCGCCGCCGGAAACCGAAGCGGTTACCGATTGGAAAGCGACACTTGCCGCCAAGCGGTCGCGCTTCAGTTAA
- a CDS encoding methyl-accepting chemotaxis protein, which translates to MLVLASLAIAALSITLPGTPWPGLAAGVLALCFWWLPRRKKANSNPSVDWASNSDEASPAEIGQAASRIAIESADASHFLDGIQQHLAEQQRVAGALAERVEGLEGATQGMTGAMDDANARVDEAQTAALSGQERMTGVEEARRGQREQLAACQKQIDRLQEESTAIGDILGTIHKVADQTNLLALNAAIEAARAGDHGRGFAVVADEVRQLARQTADATDTIGRLLAGMSECTDETKTAMDALISVDAELDEALNGIGERLTHVANGMTQARDTVHSMADLQNAVSSDSQGISNDIEQLHGSMKSIEHSIGEASSRILALSERVEGIFVQLRHYNIDDRHTQLARAAVQAAADIAQVLEAAIAQGQISEDDLFRFDYTPIPNTDPIKHKSPFDDLTDDLFPPVQEPVLVANTDAIYAGAVDINGYFPTHNNKFCQPLTGDYATDVAGNRTKRIFTDRTGRRCGSNEETFLLQTYKRDTGEVMHDVSAPIYVAGKHWGGFRIGYKSD; encoded by the coding sequence ATGTTGGTGCTCGCCAGCCTTGCCATTGCAGCCTTATCCATTACCTTGCCAGGCACACCCTGGCCGGGTTTGGCGGCGGGCGTTTTGGCGTTGTGTTTTTGGTGGTTGCCGCGTCGTAAAAAAGCCAATTCAAACCCCTCTGTTGATTGGGCTTCGAATAGCGACGAAGCCTCGCCTGCCGAAATTGGTCAGGCTGCCAGCCGCATCGCCATTGAATCGGCCGACGCTTCACATTTTCTCGATGGCATTCAGCAACATCTGGCCGAACAACAACGTGTGGCCGGCGCGTTGGCCGAGCGCGTCGAAGGCTTGGAAGGCGCTACCCAAGGCATGACAGGTGCGATGGACGATGCCAACGCCCGCGTCGATGAAGCGCAAACCGCCGCGCTGTCGGGTCAGGAACGCATGACCGGCGTGGAAGAAGCGCGCCGGGGCCAGCGCGAACAACTCGCCGCCTGCCAGAAACAAATCGACCGGTTGCAGGAAGAATCCACCGCCATTGGCGACATTCTCGGCACCATTCATAAGGTGGCCGACCAAACCAATTTATTGGCGTTGAACGCCGCCATTGAAGCGGCGCGCGCCGGCGACCACGGCCGGGGTTTTGCCGTCGTTGCCGACGAAGTGCGCCAGCTGGCACGGCAAACTGCCGACGCCACCGACACCATCGGCCGGCTGCTCGCCGGCATGAGCGAATGCACCGACGAAACCAAAACCGCGATGGACGCCTTGATCAGCGTTGACGCCGAGTTGGATGAAGCCCTGAACGGCATCGGTGAACGCTTAACGCACGTTGCCAACGGCATGACGCAAGCGCGCGATACCGTGCACTCGATGGCCGATCTGCAAAACGCCGTCAGCAGCGACAGCCAGGGCATCAGCAACGACATTGAACAGTTGCACGGTTCGATGAAATCCATCGAGCATTCCATTGGTGAAGCCTCCAGTCGCATCCTGGCTTTGAGCGAGCGGGTGGAAGGTATTTTCGTACAGTTGCGTCATTACAATATCGATGATCGCCACACCCAATTAGCACGTGCGGCAGTGCAGGCGGCGGCCGATATTGCCCAGGTATTGGAAGCGGCCATTGCCCAGGGGCAAATCAGCGAAGACGATTTATTCCGCTTCGATTACACTCCCATTCCCAACACCGACCCGATCAAACACAAAAGCCCGTTCGACGATTTAACCGACGATTTATTCCCGCCCGTTCAAGAGCCGGTATTGGTAGCTAATACCGATGCCATTTACGCGGGTGCGGTCGACATCAACGGTTATTTCCCCACCCACAACAACAAATTCTGTCAGCCGTTAACTGGCGATTACGCCACCGATGTGGCCGGTAATCGCACCAAGCGAATTTTTACCGATCGTACCGGCCGTCGCTGCGGCAGCAACGAAGAAACCTTCTTGTTGCAGACCTATAAGCGAGACACCGGCGAAGTGATGCACGATGTTTCAGCGCCGATTTATGTCGCCGGCAAACATTGGGGTGGTTTCCGAATCGGCTATAAAAGCGATTGA
- a CDS encoding ATP-binding cassette domain-containing protein — MLEVKRLSAQLGERYFQWDFLLPQGLLLAVIGASGLGKSTLLNVLCGLQNPIGGDVFWRGESLLGMPVAQRPFSVLFQSNNLFDHLSVETNLALGLQPSGKLTEAQHDRLHTAARRFDLHNLLSRRPDQLSGGQQQRVALARVFLQQKPVLLLDEPFSSLDPALRQEGLNWVQEIQREHNSSVILVTHHLDEMLTATDAVLLGLQSEQWLNLSLADFQRKRREGAFDTLLGQFLANPQKVE; from the coding sequence GTGCTTGAAGTAAAACGACTCAGTGCCCAATTGGGCGAGCGCTATTTTCAGTGGGATTTTTTGCTGCCTCAAGGGTTGCTGTTGGCGGTAATCGGCGCCAGCGGATTGGGAAAATCGACGTTGCTGAATGTGTTGTGCGGTTTGCAAAATCCCATCGGTGGCGACGTATTCTGGCGAGGCGAATCGCTGTTGGGTATGCCCGTGGCGCAGCGGCCGTTCAGCGTTTTATTTCAGTCAAATAATTTGTTCGATCATTTGAGTGTTGAAACTAATTTGGCGTTGGGTTTACAGCCGAGCGGCAAATTAACCGAGGCGCAACACGACCGGTTACACACCGCTGCGCGTCGTTTTGATTTGCACAATTTATTGTCGCGCCGTCCCGATCAACTCAGCGGCGGGCAGCAACAACGCGTGGCTTTGGCGCGTGTTTTTTTGCAGCAAAAACCCGTGCTGTTACTCGACGAACCGTTTTCATCGTTAGACCCGGCGTTGCGTCAGGAAGGTCTGAATTGGGTGCAGGAAATTCAGCGCGAACACAACAGCTCCGTCATTTTAGTGACGCACCATCTGGACGAAATGTTGACGGCCACCGATGCCGTTTTGCTCGGCCTGCAAAGTGAACAGTGGTTGAATTTAAGTTTGGCCGATTTTCAGCGCAAACGCAGAGAGGGCGCCTTCGACACCTTGCTCGGCCAGTTTCTGGCGAACCCCCAAAAAGTCGAATAA